In Deltaproteobacteria bacterium, the following proteins share a genomic window:
- the argH gene encoding argininosuccinate lyase yields MKKPNKKLWGGRFAAGTVDSVEAFTASIQIDARLYRHDIMGSIAHAKMLGKQRIIPARDAQKIVRGLMSIRQEIDGGKFAFSPADEDIHMNIERRLTELIGAAGGKLHTARSRNDQVALDMRLYLRDEAAVILEALRGLQVSLGKAAKKHLDVIMPGYTHLQRAQPVLLAHHWLAYYDMFGRDVERFAGCLERINVLPLGSGAIAGTTFPIDRAYVAKLLGFPRVSKNSIDAVSDRDFLLEFLAAASILFVHLSRLADELVLWSSQEFAFIELPDGYCTGSSMMPQKKNPDVPELIRGKSGRVFGHLFALLTIMKGLPLAYNRDLQEDKVPLFDTADTVKASVRIMAEIIVGLKVRKERMLDAARDGFMNATDLADYLVERAMPFRAAHEVAGRVVQFCIAQGKRIEELAIGDLQRFSAKIGKDVYGFLSVQSVVDRRRALGGTARQNVVRRLKELGF; encoded by the coding sequence GTGAAAAAACCGAACAAAAAACTTTGGGGCGGGCGCTTTGCCGCCGGTACGGTGGATTCGGTGGAGGCGTTTACCGCTTCGATTCAAATCGATGCGCGGCTTTACCGCCACGACATTATGGGCAGCATCGCCCATGCCAAGATGCTCGGTAAGCAGCGAATCATTCCGGCGCGCGACGCGCAGAAGATCGTTCGCGGTTTGATGTCGATTCGCCAGGAAATCGACGGCGGCAAGTTTGCTTTCTCGCCGGCCGATGAAGACATTCACATGAACATCGAGCGGCGCTTGACCGAACTGATCGGCGCCGCCGGCGGCAAACTCCACACCGCGCGCAGCCGCAACGATCAAGTGGCCCTCGACATGCGGCTTTATCTGCGCGACGAAGCGGCGGTCATTCTCGAAGCTTTGCGCGGGTTGCAAGTTTCCCTCGGCAAGGCGGCGAAAAAGCATCTCGACGTGATCATGCCCGGCTACACCCACTTGCAGCGGGCCCAGCCGGTTTTGTTGGCGCATCATTGGCTTGCCTACTACGATATGTTTGGCCGCGACGTCGAGCGCTTCGCTGGCTGTCTTGAACGGATCAACGTGTTGCCGTTGGGTTCCGGCGCCATCGCCGGCACGACTTTTCCGATCGATCGCGCTTACGTCGCCAAGCTGCTCGGTTTTCCGCGCGTCTCTAAAAATAGTATCGACGCGGTGAGCGATCGAGATTTTCTCTTAGAGTTTTTGGCCGCGGCTTCGATTCTCTTCGTCCATCTGAGCCGCTTGGCCGATGAATTGGTCCTGTGGTCAAGTCAAGAATTCGCTTTCATCGAGCTGCCCGACGGTTACTGCACCGGCAGCTCGATGATGCCGCAGAAAAAAAATCCCGATGTTCCCGAATTGATTCGCGGCAAAAGTGGCCGGGTGTTCGGCCATCTGTTCGCGCTCCTGACGATCATGAAAGGGTTGCCGCTGGCCTACAATCGCGACTTGCAGGAAGACAAAGTGCCGCTCTTCGACACGGCCGATACGGTCAAGGCGAGCGTACGCATCATGGCTGAGATCATCGTGGGTTTAAAGGTGCGCAAAGAGCGTATGCTCGACGCGGCCCGCGACGGATTCATGAACGCGACCGATTTAGCCGATTATTTGGTCGAGCGCGCCATGCCGTTTCGCGCCGCCCATGAGGTGGCCGGCCGGGTGGTGCAATTTTGCATCGCTCAAGGTAAACGTATTGAAGAGTTAGCGATCGGCGATCTCCAACGGTTCTCGGCCAAGATCGGCAAGGATGTTTATGGTTTTCTTTCCGTGCAGTCGGTGGTGGACCGGCGCCGAGCGCTGGGCGGGACGGCGCGGCAAAACGTCGTGCGCCGCTTGAAGGAACTGGGGTTTTAG
- a CDS encoding diaminopimelate epimerase, whose amino-acid sequence MELEFTKMHGAGNDFVFLDCRKNNIADLQSIAKKLCDRRFGIGADQLLTVHPSQVADFKMEIYNADGSQVEMCGNGIRCFAKYVYDHGITPKTELEVETLAGIIRPKIVGDLVEVDMGEPILDGRKIPVDADGEIKNRPLTVLDKTYEVTCVSMGNPHCVIYLDDIESLDLAKIGPHFEHHKFFPKRVNTEFIKIITPAEINMRVWERGAGETWACGTGASAVGVAGVITGRTERKVTIHLKGGDLVIEWRANNRVYMTGAAAEVFHGKVNL is encoded by the coding sequence ATGGAACTAGAATTTACCAAGATGCATGGCGCGGGCAACGATTTCGTTTTTCTCGATTGCCGGAAAAACAATATCGCCGATTTACAATCCATCGCGAAAAAACTCTGTGACCGGCGCTTCGGCATCGGCGCGGATCAACTGCTAACGGTTCATCCATCGCAAGTCGCCGACTTCAAGATGGAGATCTACAACGCCGACGGCAGCCAGGTGGAGATGTGCGGCAACGGCATCCGCTGCTTCGCCAAGTATGTTTACGACCATGGCATCACGCCGAAAACCGAGCTCGAAGTGGAAACCCTGGCCGGCATCATTCGGCCGAAAATCGTCGGCGACTTGGTCGAAGTCGACATGGGCGAGCCGATTCTTGACGGCCGGAAAATTCCCGTCGACGCCGATGGCGAGATCAAAAACCGGCCCTTGACGGTGTTGGACAAAACTTACGAAGTGACCTGCGTGTCCATGGGCAATCCCCATTGCGTGATTTATTTGGACGACATCGAGTCGTTGGATTTGGCGAAAATCGGGCCGCACTTCGAACACCACAAATTTTTTCCCAAGCGGGTCAACACTGAGTTCATTAAAATAATCACTCCTGCGGAAATCAACATGCGTGTCTGGGAACGCGGCGCCGGCGAGACTTGGGCTTGCGGCACGGGCGCGAGCGCGGTGGGCGTCGCCGGCGTCATCACCGGCCGCACCGAGCGCAAGGTGACGATTCATTTAAAAGGCGGCGATCTGGTGATCGAGTGGCGCGCCAACAACCGCGTTTACATGACCGGCGCGGCGGCGGAAGTTTTTCACGGCAAGGTTAACCTCTAA